From the Leptospira sp. WS60.C2 genome, one window contains:
- a CDS encoding SCO family protein has protein sequence MNIRIFICFCLFLFFGSVSAYDPHSNLTRENKLPKELENIGFSDVTGKTLNLNIPFRDEAGKEVLFSDFLSQGKPVLLSPVYFKCPTLCNFHLNGVFKSLKGLDWTMGKEYQYIAVSIDPKENESISFPKKTAYLQDYGRSGGESGLHLLTGTQESIDSLTKQLDFRYAWDAEAKQYIHASGVYVLTPDGRVSRIFQGIQLEPRDLKFAFLEASSGKIGSFVDKFALFCFQFDPTKNKYTIYAYRMMQFGGAVTLLLLGAFLYINWRKITNNNRQGVT, from the coding sequence GTGAACATCCGCATCTTCATTTGTTTCTGTCTCTTTCTTTTTTTTGGGTCAGTGTCTGCGTATGACCCTCACTCCAACTTAACTAGAGAGAACAAACTTCCCAAGGAATTGGAAAACATTGGATTTTCGGATGTCACAGGCAAAACTCTGAATCTCAATATCCCCTTTCGAGATGAAGCAGGAAAAGAAGTTCTTTTTTCTGACTTTCTTTCGCAAGGGAAACCAGTCCTACTTTCCCCCGTCTATTTCAAATGTCCCACTCTCTGTAATTTTCATCTAAATGGTGTGTTCAAGAGTTTAAAGGGTCTTGATTGGACCATGGGGAAAGAATACCAATACATTGCAGTATCCATCGATCCGAAAGAAAACGAATCCATTTCATTTCCAAAGAAGACGGCGTATTTGCAAGATTACGGAAGGTCTGGTGGAGAATCGGGCTTACATCTCCTCACAGGCACACAAGAATCCATAGATTCTCTTACAAAACAATTGGATTTTCGGTATGCTTGGGACGCGGAGGCAAAACAATACATCCATGCAAGTGGTGTGTATGTTCTCACTCCTGATGGAAGGGTATCGCGAATCTTCCAGGGCATCCAACTCGAACCCAGAGATTTAAAGTTTGCCTTTCTTGAGGCTTCTTCTGGTAAGATTGGGAGTTTTGTAGACAAGTTCGCTTTATTTTGCTTTCAATTTGATCCTACAAAAAATAAATATACGATATACGCATACAGGATGATGCAATTCGGGGGGGCGGTCACCTTACTCCTTCTCGGTGCGTTTTTATACATAAACTGGCGAAAAATAACAAATAACAACCGTCAAGGAGTCACATAG
- a CDS encoding heme A synthase, translated as MTLKRFYTILSAMILINLLYGPLVRATDSGLACPDWPLCHGKFVPEFTFQIFMEVGHRYYSGILGILVGIGFVWILRSPETRKTLGIPASLSLLFLISQVILGGLTVTKLLHPTTVNLHLLNAVLLLSSCITIRLLLSEENRSLFVWNQDGKYYFAIVLLAVLYQLFLGGKVSSHYAGLACPDFPTCHGEWFPEMVGTIRFHMEHRIFGYLTALLVLSLAAYSILTLENAKVKQFLKFAAYLISIQIFLGAMNVLYHLPKLVTGLHTLNGVLVFLFCYMAAFYHFRKPNQEVR; from the coding sequence ATGACACTCAAACGTTTTTACACCATCCTTTCCGCAATGATTCTTATCAACCTACTCTATGGGCCGCTCGTTCGGGCCACAGATTCTGGACTCGCATGCCCTGATTGGCCTCTTTGTCATGGAAAGTTTGTTCCCGAGTTTACATTCCAAATCTTTATGGAAGTTGGGCATAGGTATTATTCAGGGATTTTAGGGATCCTCGTCGGGATCGGATTTGTTTGGATCCTCCGTTCTCCAGAAACACGCAAAACACTAGGAATACCAGCGAGTTTATCCCTACTCTTTCTTATTTCGCAAGTGATTCTCGGTGGGTTGACTGTCACAAAACTTCTCCACCCAACAACCGTTAATTTACATCTACTCAATGCTGTCTTGTTGTTGTCTTCGTGCATCACCATTCGTTTGCTTCTATCAGAAGAGAATCGATCGCTGTTTGTTTGGAACCAAGATGGGAAATACTACTTTGCCATCGTGCTCCTTGCGGTATTGTACCAACTATTTCTTGGAGGCAAAGTCAGTTCTCATTATGCAGGCCTTGCTTGTCCCGATTTCCCTACTTGCCACGGAGAATGGTTTCCAGAGATGGTAGGAACCATTCGTTTCCATATGGAACACCGAATCTTCGGATATCTAACAGCTCTCCTGGTTCTCTCATTGGCAGCATATTCAATCTTAACATTAGAGAACGCGAAAGTGAAACAGTTTCTAAAGTTTGCCGCTTACTTAATTTCCATTCAAATCTTTTTAGGCGCGATGAACGTTCTCTATCACTTACCAAAATTGGTGACTGGTCTCCACACTTTGAATGGAGTGCTTGTCTTTTTGTTCTGCTATATGGCGGCTTTTTACCATTTTCGTAAGCCAAACCAAGAGGTCCGATGA